The Acyrthosiphon pisum isolate AL4f unplaced genomic scaffold, pea_aphid_22Mar2018_4r6ur Scaffold_20950;HRSCAF=22615, whole genome shotgun sequence genome includes a window with the following:
- the LOC103308886 gene encoding LOW QUALITY PROTEIN: DNA (cytosine-5)-methyltransferase PliMCI (The sequence of the model RefSeq protein was modified relative to this genomic sequence to represent the inferred CDS: inserted 1 base in 1 codon): MNEDRLNFLSVMSIESDVLDNLSFDDIIDDFAEKKSRKPTEMSNEHFMYKILIEKDVILAFPNVEIALRMYLVIMVTNCSSERTFSRLKIIKNRLRTTMNEDRLNFLSVMSIESDVLDNLSFDDIIDDFAEKKSRKFAGCGGLSRGLEDSGLVXSNWAIECDDKAAGAFKLNNPEATVFVEDCNHLLKLAMAGEKSNSKNQNIPQKGEVDFICGGPPCQGFSGMNRFNSGQYSLFKNSLIVSFLSYIDFYRPKYFVMENVRNFVSFKRSMVLKLTLRCITRMGYQCTFGILQAGNFGVPQTRRRLIIMAAAPGEKLPLYPEPIHVFNRRSSSLTVQIGTKKFKTNCKYDESAPMRTVTVYDAWSDLPEIPNGANDEDIIYKSKPITHLQKLLRYPDNRYAESILSDHICKDMSPLVQARMALIPICEGSDWRDLPNITVQLPEGLKTSKLLYTHHDIKNGYGPNGALRGVCTCASGDKCDPQDRQNNTIIPWCLPHTGNRHNNWAGLYGRLAWSGFCSTTITNPEPMGKQGRVLHPEQHRVVSVRECARSQGFKDSFIFHGPIINKHRQIGNAVPPPMGTAIGHEIIKAIDKKPRYIYTPFS, translated from the exons ATGAATGAAGATCGTTTGAACTTTTTATCAGTTATGAGCATTGAAAGTGATGTGTTGGATAATCTgtcatttgatgatattatagatGACTTTGCAGAAAAGAAATCAAGAAAA CCAACAGAAATGAGTAATGAGCATTTTATgtacaaaattttaattgaaaaagacGTAATATTAGCTTTTCCAAATGTTGAAATCGCATTACGcatgtatttagtaattatgGTCACCAATTGTAGTAGTGAACGCACATTTTCaagattgaaaattataaaaaatagattacgAACTACAATGAATGAAGATCGTTTGAACTTTTTATCAGTTATGAGCATTGAAAGTGATGTGTTGGATAATCTgtcatttgatgatattatagatGACTTTGCAGAAAAGAAATCAAGAAAA TTTGCTGGTTGTGGCGGTCTGTCTAGGGGCTTAGAAGATAGTGGTCTCG TAAGTAATTGGGCTATTGAATGCGATGACAAAGCTGCAGGcgcatttaaattaaacaatccAGAGGCAACTGTGTTTGTTGAAGATtgtaatcatttattaaaattagcaaTGGCTGGTGAAAAATCAAAcagtaaaaatcaaaacataccGCAAAAGGGTGAAGTTGATTTCATTTGTGGAGGACCTCCTTGTCAAGGGTTTAGTGGAATGAATAGGTTTAATTCTGGACAATATTCATTGTTCAAGAACTCTCtgattgtttcatttttatcatatattgatTTCTATcgtccaaaatattttgttatggaAAATGTTAGAAATTTTGTATCTTTTAAAAGAAGTATGGTTCTTAAATTGACTCTTAGATGTATTACACGTATGGGCTATCAGTGTACATTTGGAATTCTACAAGCCGGTAACTTTGGTGTACCTCAAACTAGAAGAAGGTTAATTATTATGGCAGCAGCTCCTGGTGAAAAATTGCCACTCTATCCTGAGCCTATACATGTCTTCAATAGAAGGAGCTCCAGTTTAACTGTTCAAATTGGtactaaaaaattcaaaactaactGTAAGTATGATGAGTCGGCTCCTATGAGAACAGTTACTGTATATGATGCCTGGTCTGATTTACCTGAAATACCAAATGGAGCAAATGACGAAGATATCATATACAAATCAAAGCCCATTACACATTTACAGAAATTACTAAGATATCCAGACAATCGATATGCAGAATCTATATTGAGTGATCATATATGCAAAGACATGTCACCTTTAGTTCAAGCTAGAATGGCACTGATACCAATATGTGAAGGAAGTGACTGGAGAGACCTGCCCAATATAACAGTACAATTACCTGAAGGACTTAAAACCAGTAAACTTTTGTATACTCACCATGATATCAAAAATGGTTATGGTCCAAATGGTGCATTACGCGGTGTTTGCACGTGTGCCAGTGGTGATAAATGTGATCCGCAAGATCgtcaaaacaatacaattatccCTTGGTGCTTACCACATACTGGTAATAGACATAATAACTGGGCAGGCTTATATGGCCGTCTAGCATGGTCAGGGTTTTGTTCAACCACCATTACAAATCCTGAGCCAATGGGAAAACAAGGTAGAGTACTTCATCCTGAGCAACACCGTGTGGTCAGTGTACGAGAGTGTGCCCGCTCACAAGGTTTTAAAGATTCTTTCATATTCCATGGTCCAATCATAAATAAACATAGGCAGATTGGTAATGCAGTTCCTCCGCCAATGGGTACAGCTATTGGTCATGAAATAATCAAAGCTATTGACAAAAAACCTAGATATATTTACACTCCATTTTCTTAG